A genomic region of Hallerella porci contains the following coding sequences:
- a CDS encoding toxin-antitoxin system YwqK family antitoxin: MQKIFLFVLLLTLSLFAATDELDTVRVQAASGTLQEIYTVQKGTKIKQGKFTSFYPDGKVGVESHYVNGNLDGVFKSYYANGKLWQEIHYAAGIEHGESKTYFENGNLRNLEVYKLGIPDGLSKEYNENGTLRAEFPYEKGHVNGTARMYDANGMLTEDLEIVNGIREGVYHKYNKGIVVHTAKFHRNRCIENCNF, from the coding sequence ATGCAAAAGATTTTTTTATTTGTGTTGCTTTTAACACTTTCGCTTTTCGCAGCGACCGATGAACTCGATACGGTGCGCGTGCAAGCCGCGAGCGGCACTTTACAAGAAATTTATACTGTTCAAAAAGGCACTAAAATTAAACAAGGAAAATTCACATCGTTCTATCCCGACGGAAAAGTTGGCGTGGAATCGCATTATGTCAACGGCAATCTCGATGGCGTCTTCAAAAGTTATTACGCCAACGGAAAATTGTGGCAAGAAATTCATTATGCCGCAGGAATTGAACACGGCGAATCGAAGACTTATTTCGAAAACGGAAATCTTCGCAATTTAGAGGTTTATAAGCTCGGCATTCCCGATGGACTTTCCAAAGAATACAATGAGAACGGAACTCTCCGCGCGGAATTTCCTTATGAAAAAGGTCACGTAAACGGTACCGCTCGCATGTATGACGCAAACGGAATGCTCACCGAAGATTTGGAAATCGTCAACGGAATCCGCGAAGGCGTTTATCACAAATACAACAAAGGCATCGTCGTTCACACGGCGAAATTTCATCGCAATCGCTGCATCGAAAACTGCAATTTCTAA
- a CDS encoding HAD family hydrolase, with protein MLAIVFDLDNTLYPYAPSDAAGRTSVYKYLQNFTALSAEEFSNLYIECDQYTKQMHPKTAAGHNRLLFYHRMCEVLNLPTDVHDLPMYNAYWDAYLNAMRLFPGAVEFLQELKAKQIPLGICSDLTLHIQLRKLQKLGLVGVFDKIVTSEECGEEKPSAKMFRDILQKLGASAENSVMIGDNYKRDIVGALQVGMQAILFGESREGVLCAQNFHELRTKLFALLQKMSV; from the coding sequence ATGCTCGCCATTGTTTTTGATTTAGATAATACGCTCTATCCATATGCGCCAAGCGACGCAGCAGGGCGCACTTCCGTTTACAAATATCTGCAAAATTTCACGGCATTATCCGCCGAAGAATTTTCGAATTTGTATATCGAATGCGATCAATACACGAAGCAAATGCATCCGAAAACAGCGGCGGGGCATAACCGTTTGCTGTTTTATCATCGGATGTGTGAAGTCTTAAATTTACCGACCGATGTTCACGATTTGCCGATGTATAACGCTTACTGGGACGCTTATCTCAATGCGATGCGTCTTTTCCCCGGAGCCGTAGAATTTCTTCAAGAACTCAAAGCAAAGCAGATTCCTCTCGGCATTTGTTCCGATTTAACGCTGCACATTCAACTGCGCAAATTGCAGAAACTCGGACTCGTCGGCGTCTTCGATAAAATCGTTACCAGCGAAGAATGCGGCGAAGAAAAACCGTCCGCAAAAATGTTCCGCGATATTTTACAGAAGCTCGGCGCTTCCGCAGAAAATTCTGTGATGATCGGCGACAATTATAAACGCGACATCGTCGGCGCGCTTCAAGTCGGCATGCAAGCGATTCTCTTTGGCGAAAGCCGTGAAGGCGTTTTATGCGCCCAAAATTTTCACGAGCTTCGCACAAAACTTTTTGCACTTTTGCAAAAAATGTCCGTTTAA
- a CDS encoding tyrosine-type recombinase/integrase, with product MQFFPAAYQAIQNNNNELSETTLRTYFWNLKKLENFQPNLCCEEIDVAFIHAYKSHLQECGNKPATVNKALSVLRIFLNQFIDDGVKMKNPFEKFRIGRVYSHRGFLTIPELKKLYWNYFNQKEILTANEKEAMRIFLFSCFTGLRYSDLKSLDATEIADWKIRKQTQKTGEAVYIPIPVQARLLLDTLPLCGNIFHVTENSQFNRQLRRAAKKLDCNRYLHCHLARHTFATTCITIGISLPATGKLLGHRNLSTTLIYAKYVDAFLDKEMKKFNRLR from the coding sequence ATGCAATTTTTTCCCGCTGCGTATCAGGCGATTCAAAATAACAACAACGAACTTTCGGAAACAACTCTTCGCACTTACTTTTGGAATTTGAAAAAGCTGGAAAATTTCCAGCCCAATTTATGCTGCGAAGAAATTGACGTCGCATTTATTCACGCGTATAAATCGCATTTGCAAGAATGCGGAAACAAGCCCGCAACCGTGAACAAAGCGCTCTCGGTTCTGCGCATTTTCTTAAATCAATTTATCGACGACGGCGTCAAAATGAAAAATCCATTTGAAAAATTTCGCATCGGACGCGTCTATTCTCATCGCGGATTTTTAACGATTCCCGAGCTCAAAAAACTCTATTGGAATTATTTCAATCAAAAAGAAATTTTAACGGCAAACGAAAAAGAAGCGATGCGCATTTTTCTTTTTAGCTGTTTTACCGGGCTGCGTTACAGCGATTTGAAATCTCTTGATGCGACAGAAATTGCCGATTGGAAAATTCGAAAGCAAACGCAGAAAACGGGCGAAGCCGTTTACATTCCCATTCCCGTACAAGCGCGACTTTTACTCGATACACTTCCTTTGTGCGGAAATATTTTTCACGTCACCGAAAATTCTCAGTTCAATCGACAACTGCGTCGCGCGGCGAAAAAACTCGATTGCAATCGTTATTTGCATTGTCATTTAGCGCGACACACTTTCGCGACCACTTGCATTACCATCGGCATTTCTCTTCCTGCGACTGGAAAACTTCTCGGGCATCGGAATCTTTCGACGACGTTAATTTATGCGAAATATGTGGACGCATTTCTCGATAAAGAAATGAAAAAATTTAATCGGCTGCGATGA
- a CDS encoding B12-binding domain-containing radical SAM protein, protein MRVTFLNPPYFPMFSRESRSPCVTKSSTLYWPMFLSYAAGTVEADGNEIQLLDSPAMDLDLEKTVAAIRTFNPELIIASTSTPSIINDLSVIKTLKVMFNVPTAIMGTHATAEPLESLQMEPNLDYVIIGEADYTARNLVRLLRGEIQKPSDIAGLAYRTPDGGIDFQPEGPKIANLDELPWVSKTYYKYLHSCYKRYFYGANLNPIIVILSGRGCPNRCSYCVIPQTLNGHVFRMRSPKDVVDELEFIQSHFEELGEVFFEDDTFTANHRHVQEICEEILRRNLKITWSCNARADVPLELLKLMHKAGGREMCVGFESASPEVLQNIHKGIKNTDRAIQFMKDSRKAGFLVHGCFMVGNPGDTKETLRMTLDYAKKLNPNTAQFYPIMAYPGTEAYKEALASGALESRDYSQWLDKDGFHRTTIHRGTLSSQDLVDFCDQARREFYLRPSYIFRQGIMAIKNPKERYRVFRGFKTLVKHLFRKHGELAVRQAPTNKR, encoded by the coding sequence ATGCGTGTCACGTTTTTAAATCCCCCTTATTTCCCCATGTTCAGCCGGGAATCCCGCAGCCCGTGCGTTACCAAATCCAGTACGCTGTATTGGCCGATGTTTTTGAGCTATGCCGCGGGAACTGTCGAAGCCGACGGAAATGAAATTCAGCTGCTCGATAGTCCAGCGATGGATCTCGATCTCGAAAAAACGGTTGCAGCGATTCGCACTTTTAATCCGGAATTGATTATTGCGAGCACGAGTACGCCGAGCATTATCAACGATTTGTCGGTGATTAAAACGCTGAAGGTGATGTTCAATGTTCCGACGGCGATTATGGGAACTCACGCCACTGCAGAACCGTTAGAAAGTTTGCAGATGGAACCGAATTTGGATTACGTGATTATCGGCGAAGCGGATTATACTGCGCGCAATTTAGTGCGCCTTCTCCGCGGCGAAATTCAAAAACCTTCGGATATCGCCGGTCTTGCTTACCGCACTCCGGACGGCGGAATTGACTTCCAACCGGAAGGTCCGAAGATTGCAAATTTGGACGAACTTCCTTGGGTGAGCAAAACTTATTACAAGTATCTGCATTCGTGCTATAAGCGTTATTTTTACGGCGCGAATTTGAATCCGATTATCGTGATTCTTTCGGGGCGAGGCTGTCCGAACCGCTGCAGTTACTGCGTGATTCCGCAGACATTAAATGGCCACGTTTTTCGGATGCGTTCGCCCAAAGATGTCGTCGATGAATTGGAATTTATCCAATCGCATTTTGAAGAACTTGGCGAAGTCTTTTTTGAAGACGATACTTTTACAGCGAATCATCGTCATGTGCAAGAAATCTGCGAAGAAATTTTGCGTCGCAATTTGAAGATTACATGGAGCTGCAATGCTCGCGCCGATGTTCCGCTTGAACTTTTGAAATTGATGCACAAAGCGGGTGGCCGCGAAATGTGCGTGGGCTTTGAAAGCGCAAGCCCCGAAGTGTTGCAAAATATTCACAAGGGAATTAAGAATACCGATCGCGCCATTCAATTTATGAAGGATTCGCGGAAAGCGGGATTCTTGGTGCACGGATGCTTCATGGTTGGGAATCCGGGCGATACGAAAGAAACGTTGCGGATGACTTTGGATTATGCGAAAAAGCTGAATCCGAATACGGCGCAATTCTATCCGATTATGGCGTATCCGGGAACGGAAGCGTACAAAGAAGCTCTCGCGAGCGGCGCTTTGGAAAGTCGCGATTACAGTCAATGGTTGGATAAAGATGGATTCCATCGGACGACGATTCACCGCGGAACTCTTTCGAGTCAAGATCTCGTGGACTTCTGCGATCAAGCGCGCCGCGAATTTTATCTGCGCCCGAGTTACATTTTCCGTCAAGGAATTATGGCGATTAAAAATCCGAAGGAACGTTACCGCGTTTTCCGCGGATTTAAAACTCTCGTGAAGCATTTGTTCCGCAAACACGGAGAACTCGCTGTGCGTCAAGCGCCGACGAATAAACGCTAA